Proteins from a single region of Williamwhitmania taraxaci:
- the rbr gene encoding rubrerythrin produces MTKSLKGTKTEQNLLKAFAGESQARNRYDFFSSVAKKEGYEQIAAIFMQTSLQEKEHAKRFFKFLEGGMTGITATYPSGIIGTTKENLKAAAEGENEEWTTLYPNFAEIAKEEGFPEVSVAFKMIAKVEVEHERRYLKLLQNISEDKVFMKDGKVWWECLNCGYIYESAKALETCPACLHPKAYMQLWSENY; encoded by the coding sequence ATGACAAAATCATTAAAAGGGACCAAAACAGAGCAGAATCTGTTGAAGGCATTTGCAGGAGAATCGCAAGCACGAAATCGTTATGATTTCTTTTCGAGCGTTGCAAAAAAAGAGGGTTATGAGCAGATTGCAGCCATATTTATGCAAACATCTCTTCAAGAAAAGGAGCATGCTAAGCGATTCTTTAAATTTCTTGAGGGTGGAATGACTGGGATTACAGCAACCTATCCATCAGGCATAATAGGAACCACAAAGGAAAATCTAAAAGCTGCTGCCGAAGGCGAAAATGAGGAGTGGACTACCTTATATCCAAACTTTGCTGAAATTGCAAAAGAAGAAGGTTTCCCTGAAGTCTCGGTGGCCTTTAAGATGATTGCAAAGGTAGAGGTAGAGCACGAGCGCCGATACTTAAAACTCCTCCAAAATATTTCGGAAGACAAGGTCTTTATGAAGGATGGAAAGGTTTGGTGGGAATGCCTCAATTGCGGCTACATTTACGAATCGGCAAAGGCACTGGAGACTTGTCCTGCTTGCCTGCATCCTAAGGCCTATATGCAGCTTTGGAGCGAGAATTATTAA
- a CDS encoding flavin reductase, which produces MINFEALFKISYGLYLVCSGDKNKGNGFVSNTVFQVTANPPQFAACCNKDNYTAEVIKKHGAFSVSVMDKNASAEMFGTFGYRSGKDFDKMANMDIKYGETGVPIVMNDCVSYMELRVVQTVDVGTHLMFIGELISAEIIDDTKEPLTYLYYREVKKGVAPKNAPTYVDKSKLIAKPAQLELKSYKCLACGYIYDEAVESIRFKDLPDDWICPVCGSEKSDFIEI; this is translated from the coding sequence ATGATAAATTTCGAAGCCTTATTTAAAATTTCTTACGGTTTATACCTAGTGTGCTCCGGCGATAAAAACAAGGGCAATGGGTTTGTGTCAAATACCGTATTTCAGGTAACCGCCAATCCACCACAGTTTGCTGCTTGCTGTAACAAGGATAACTATACGGCAGAAGTGATCAAAAAACATGGAGCGTTTTCTGTTTCGGTAATGGATAAGAATGCCTCCGCCGAAATGTTTGGAACTTTTGGATATCGGAGTGGTAAAGATTTCGATAAGATGGCCAACATGGATATTAAATACGGCGAAACCGGCGTTCCAATTGTGATGAATGATTGCGTTTCATATATGGAGTTAAGGGTTGTTCAAACCGTTGATGTGGGTACACACTTGATGTTTATTGGTGAGTTGATCAGTGCCGAGATTATTGATGATACCAAGGAGCCATTGACTTATCTCTACTATCGTGAGGTGAAGAAAGGTGTGGCACCCAAGAATGCTCCTACCTATGTTGATAAATCAAAGTTAATTGCCAAGCCTGCCCAATTGGAATTGAAGAGCTATAAATGTCTCGCCTGTGGATATATCTACGACGAGGCCGTCGAAAGTATAAGATTCAAGGATCTTCCCGACGATTGGATTTGCCCAGTATGTGGCTCCGAAAAATCGGATTTCATCGAAATTTAA
- a CDS encoding GNAT family N-acetyltransferase, with translation MNLRFQHDCTNIDWEYVSEVLRTVGMASHSGAIHHKAFGNSHTVLFVFDSDKIVGFGRALSDGAYQAAIYDVVVLPEYQGKGIGRMIVNSIIKELPQCNIILYAAPGKDAFYKTMNFKRMKTGMALFLDADTMQGRGFVE, from the coding sequence ATGAACTTACGATTTCAGCACGATTGCACGAACATCGATTGGGAGTATGTATCGGAGGTTTTGCGAACTGTAGGGATGGCAAGTCATAGTGGAGCCATACATCATAAAGCATTTGGCAACAGCCACACAGTCCTCTTTGTATTTGACTCCGACAAGATTGTAGGCTTTGGGCGTGCCCTCTCCGATGGTGCATATCAGGCCGCAATTTACGATGTTGTCGTTCTTCCCGAATATCAAGGGAAGGGAATTGGTCGAATGATTGTGAATAGTATTATTAAAGAGTTGCCTCAGTGCAATATCATCCTCTATGCTGCACCAGGAAAGGATGCCTTCTATAAAACAATGAACTTTAAGAGGATGAAAACGGGCATGGCGCTATTCCTCGATGCGGATACGATGCAGGGGAGGGGTTTTGTAGAATAA
- a CDS encoding ZIP family metal transporter, translating to MNLEWILTINPVLLALIATLFTWGITAFGASMVFFFKTINKKVLNSMLGFAAGVMIAASFWSLLKPSIEMAEASGTTPWIPALVGFLAGGAFLLIIDKILPHLHMGLSIDKAEGIKTPWQRSILLVLAITLHNIPEGLAVGVAFGALASNPTTGALAGAIALALGIGLQNFPEGAAVSIPLRREGFSRLKAFHYGQLSGIVEPIAGVIGAYLVLVMTPILPYALSFAAGAMIFVVVEELIPESQTGNETDLSTIGAMLGFATMMVLDVALG from the coding sequence ATGAATTTAGAATGGATACTTACCATTAATCCGGTTTTACTAGCGCTCATTGCCACCCTGTTTACTTGGGGAATAACCGCTTTTGGGGCATCAATGGTTTTTTTCTTTAAAACCATTAATAAGAAAGTTCTCAACTCAATGCTTGGCTTTGCGGCTGGAGTTATGATTGCTGCAAGCTTTTGGTCGCTACTAAAGCCATCCATCGAGATGGCCGAGGCCAGTGGTACAACACCATGGATTCCTGCTCTGGTAGGATTCCTCGCAGGGGGCGCTTTCCTTCTAATTATAGATAAGATATTGCCTCACCTTCACATGGGACTTTCCATAGATAAGGCCGAAGGTATTAAGACACCATGGCAGCGAAGTATTTTGCTGGTTTTGGCCATTACCCTGCATAATATTCCCGAAGGATTGGCAGTTGGGGTGGCCTTTGGTGCGCTTGCTAGCAATCCCACCACAGGAGCACTTGCGGGAGCCATTGCTCTTGCCCTTGGAATTGGTCTGCAAAACTTTCCCGAAGGTGCGGCTGTTTCCATTCCCCTTAGGCGCGAAGGATTCTCTCGGTTAAAGGCATTTCATTACGGACAACTGTCGGGTATAGTGGAACCTATTGCTGGTGTGATTGGTGCTTACCTAGTTTTAGTGATGACTCCTATACTGCCATATGCCCTCTCGTTTGCCGCTGGTGCCATGATATTTGTGGTGGTGGAGGAGTTAATCCCCGAATCGCAAACCGGAAACGAAACGGACCTCTCTACCATTGGAGCCATGCTGGGATTTGCCACCATGATGGTGCTTGACGTAGCCCTCGGTTAG
- a CDS encoding glycogen/starch/alpha-glucan phosphorylase yields MAKESNANNSKVKRASAPTIDVRSGMDVESLKQAITEHLFYQQGRNIVNTSLNDLYMAVSHTVHDRLLQHEHKTMNAVFDNNNVRLVSYMSAEFLMGPQLGVNLIDLNIMAEMEQAVQELGFSLNTIMAQEEEPGLGNGGLGRLAACYIDSMASQQIPAIGYGIRYEFGIFDQVIRDGWQVEITDKWLRNGNPWESARPELAVNVKFGGHTESYLDSNEYLRYRWKPDYMVTGIPYDTPIMGYKVPSCNFLRLWKSEAEESFDFSSFNQGDYYKAVEYKVKSENISKVLYPNDEMLGGKKLRLKQQYFFVSCSLQDMMNIHLRFDGKPQDFHKRWAIQLNDTHPSVAVAELMRILVDEYHVDWDVAWHTTCSTCSYTNHTLLPEALEKWPVGLFAYLIPRVLEIIFEINYRFLKEVSSRFPGDNGKLSRMSIIDESGEKFVRMANLACVGCCAINGVAELHTELLKQQILHDWVEMFPERFHNVTNGVTPRRFVVLSNPGLSNLIIESIGDKWPGKLDELRKLEPFADDAAFREKFRSVKLENKKILAALIKERTGVVVNPSSMFDVQVKRIHEYKRQHLSVLHIIALYLRIKQNPDIDIVPRTFIFGGKAAPGYFSAKLIIKLINSVGDVVNNDPDVKDRLKVVFFPDFNVTNAQLIYPAADLSEQISTAGKEASGTGNMKFSMNGALTIGTLDGANVEIREEVGNDNFFLFGLTAAQVEDAKRNGYNPHFIYDNNEELRNVISMINSGRFSNGDTNLFKPITDNLLWHDPFMLMADFSLYIACQDLVAETWKNTAEWNRMAILNVARMGKFSSDRSIQDYCEKIWKVKPFNIRKA; encoded by the coding sequence ATGGCAAAAGAGAGCAATGCAAACAACAGTAAGGTCAAGCGTGCTTCAGCGCCTACTATTGATGTGCGATCGGGAATGGATGTAGAGTCTCTGAAGCAGGCAATTACCGAACACTTGTTCTACCAACAGGGTAGAAACATTGTGAATACATCGCTAAACGATCTCTACATGGCAGTGTCGCATACTGTACACGATAGGCTCTTGCAGCATGAGCACAAGACCATGAACGCAGTGTTCGACAATAATAATGTAAGGCTGGTTAGCTACATGTCGGCTGAGTTTCTTATGGGGCCACAGCTAGGCGTTAACCTGATTGACCTGAACATTATGGCCGAGATGGAACAGGCAGTTCAAGAGCTTGGCTTTAGCTTAAACACTATTATGGCGCAGGAGGAAGAGCCTGGCCTTGGCAACGGCGGTTTAGGTCGCTTAGCCGCATGCTATATTGATTCGATGGCTTCGCAGCAAATTCCAGCCATAGGCTATGGAATACGCTACGAGTTTGGCATTTTCGATCAGGTGATACGCGATGGCTGGCAGGTGGAAATCACCGACAAGTGGTTGCGTAACGGAAACCCGTGGGAGAGTGCCCGACCCGAGCTGGCGGTAAACGTTAAGTTCGGTGGTCATACTGAATCGTATCTAGACTCCAATGAGTATTTACGCTATCGCTGGAAACCCGACTATATGGTAACCGGAATCCCCTACGATACGCCTATAATGGGATATAAAGTGCCCTCATGTAACTTTCTTCGCTTGTGGAAATCGGAAGCCGAGGAGTCGTTCGATTTTTCGTCGTTCAACCAAGGCGATTACTATAAGGCGGTAGAATACAAGGTTAAATCGGAGAATATTAGCAAGGTGCTATACCCAAACGATGAGATGCTTGGAGGGAAAAAGCTGCGGCTAAAGCAGCAATACTTCTTTGTTTCGTGTTCGCTGCAAGACATGATGAATATTCATCTGCGGTTTGATGGCAAGCCTCAAGATTTTCATAAGCGGTGGGCTATACAGCTTAACGATACGCATCCTTCGGTGGCCGTTGCCGAACTCATGCGCATACTTGTAGACGAGTACCACGTTGACTGGGACGTAGCATGGCATACCACCTGCAGCACATGTAGCTACACTAACCATACATTGCTTCCTGAGGCATTGGAAAAATGGCCGGTGGGCCTGTTTGCTTATCTAATACCGCGCGTGCTGGAGATTATATTTGAGATCAACTACCGCTTTCTGAAAGAGGTAAGCAGTAGGTTTCCGGGCGATAACGGAAAGCTGTCGCGCATGTCGATTATTGATGAGTCGGGCGAAAAGTTTGTGCGCATGGCCAACCTTGCTTGCGTAGGTTGCTGTGCAATAAATGGGGTGGCCGAGCTGCATACCGAGCTGCTTAAGCAACAAATATTGCACGACTGGGTAGAGATGTTTCCAGAACGGTTTCATAACGTGACCAATGGAGTAACACCTCGTAGGTTTGTGGTGCTGAGTAATCCCGGATTAAGCAACCTTATTATCGAATCGATTGGCGATAAGTGGCCCGGCAAACTTGATGAGCTGCGTAAGTTGGAACCGTTTGCCGACGATGCGGCATTCCGAGAAAAGTTCAGGAGTGTAAAACTCGAGAACAAGAAAATACTTGCCGCCCTCATTAAAGAGCGCACAGGCGTTGTTGTTAATCCTTCATCGATGTTTGATGTTCAGGTAAAGCGAATTCATGAGTATAAACGTCAGCACCTTAGCGTGCTTCATATTATTGCACTTTACTTACGCATTAAGCAGAATCCCGACATTGATATTGTTCCCCGCACGTTTATTTTTGGAGGCAAGGCGGCTCCTGGGTATTTCTCGGCAAAACTTATAATTAAGCTTATCAACTCCGTGGGCGATGTGGTAAACAACGACCCCGATGTAAAAGATAGGCTCAAGGTGGTTTTCTTTCCCGATTTCAACGTAACCAACGCGCAGCTTATTTACCCGGCTGCCGATCTGTCGGAACAAATATCAACTGCGGGCAAAGAGGCCAGCGGTACCGGCAACATGAAGTTTTCTATGAATGGCGCCCTTACCATAGGCACGCTCGATGGGGCAAACGTAGAGATCCGAGAAGAGGTAGGCAACGATAACTTCTTTCTGTTTGGCCTTACTGCCGCTCAAGTGGAAGATGCAAAGCGGAATGGATACAACCCTCACTTTATTTACGACAATAACGAGGAATTGCGCAATGTAATAAGCATGATTAATTCGGGCCGATTCTCCAATGGCGACACCAACCTGTTTAAACCCATTACCGACAACTTGTTGTGGCACGATCCGTTTATGCTTATGGCCGATTTCTCTTTGTATATTGCTTGCCAAGACTTAGTTGCCGAAACATGGAAAAACACTGCCGAATGGAACCGGATGGCTATCCTCAACGTGGCACGAATGGGTAAGTTCTCCTCCGACAGGTCTATTCAGGACTATTGCGAAAAGATATGGAAGGTAAAGCCTTTTAATATCAGGAAAGCATAG
- a CDS encoding helix-turn-helix domain-containing protein — MLTFNFTRIFKLRGIDKPFSYLVKLGYSANYSTRIVNNRMERLSLKDIEKLCELFQCTPNDLLEWIPRSNEVKNDNHPLSSLKRSNKVVQLTTMLHAVPLDKLADVETMINEILKK; from the coding sequence ATGCTAACTTTTAACTTCACAAGGATTTTTAAGCTGCGCGGGATTGATAAACCCTTCAGCTATCTTGTTAAGCTGGGCTACTCGGCAAACTATTCCACTCGGATAGTTAACAACAGGATGGAGCGACTTAGCTTAAAGGACATTGAAAAGCTATGCGAGCTGTTTCAGTGCACACCAAACGACTTGTTGGAATGGATTCCAAGAAGCAACGAAGTAAAAAACGACAATCATCCGCTATCCTCCTTAAAGCGTAGCAATAAAGTTGTACAACTCACCACAATGTTACACGCCGTTCCGTTGGATAAGCTCGCCGATGTTGAAACCATGATAAACGAAATACTAAAAAAGTAA
- the tnpA gene encoding IS200/IS605 family transposase, with amino-acid sequence MANTYTQIYVHTVFAVQNWNALILPSWEEDLYKYITGIVQNKGQKMLAINGTTNHIHFFIGMKPTCCLSDLVREIKKSSGTFIKEKKFTSSTFQWQEGFGAFSYSHSQLTDVIQYINNQKEHHRKQTFRDEYLAFLKAFDVEFKDEYLFEWI; translated from the coding sequence ATGGCTAATACTTATACGCAAATTTATGTGCATACCGTTTTTGCTGTGCAAAACTGGAATGCACTCATATTGCCCTCATGGGAAGAAGATCTTTACAAATACATTACCGGAATCGTGCAAAACAAGGGGCAAAAAATGCTAGCCATCAACGGAACTACAAACCACATTCACTTTTTTATTGGCATGAAGCCTACATGCTGTTTGTCTGATTTAGTTAGGGAAATAAAAAAATCATCCGGTACCTTTATCAAAGAGAAGAAATTCACATCATCCACATTCCAATGGCAAGAAGGGTTTGGTGCATTTTCATATAGCCATTCACAGCTTACTGATGTAATACAGTATATTAACAATCAGAAGGAGCATCATCGGAAGCAAACTTTTAGGGATGAATACCTAGCATTTTTAAAGGCCTTCGACGTTGAATTCAAGGACGAATACCTGTTTGAGTGGATTTGA
- a CDS encoding helix-turn-helix domain-containing protein translates to MKKKVNNNLTSFADHLDEQYGKRGTEERERFEEGFETFRLGAMIQELRKEQGLTQEQLAVKCGTTKTYISRIENDASDIRLSTLMRIIREGLGGHLHLSVDLK, encoded by the coding sequence ATGAAAAAGAAAGTGAATAACAACCTTACTTCATTTGCTGACCATCTCGATGAGCAATATGGAAAACGAGGGACAGAGGAGCGTGAAAGGTTCGAAGAAGGATTTGAAACTTTCAGGCTTGGCGCAATGATTCAAGAATTGCGAAAAGAACAGGGGTTAACACAAGAGCAACTTGCAGTGAAATGTGGAACAACAAAGACATACATTTCACGAATTGAGAATGACGCTTCGGATATAAGACTTTCGACTTTAATGCGAATTATTAGAGAAGGACTTGGTGGACATCTTCACTTGAGTGTCGACCTCAAATAG
- a CDS encoding type II toxin-antitoxin system RelE/ParE family toxin — MEEELIRNIFYFKNYYLNFFEQLKPEVKKKFNWTLLLIATIERVPAKYFSHMEGTSGIYEIRVEVGGDIYRVFSFFDKGHLVVLVNGFQKKSQKTPKNEIELAEKLKKQYFDEKESE, encoded by the coding sequence ATGGAAGAAGAATTAATCAGGAACATCTTTTACTTCAAGAACTACTACCTGAACTTCTTTGAGCAGTTAAAACCAGAAGTTAAGAAAAAGTTTAACTGGACGCTATTGTTGATTGCGACTATAGAAAGAGTTCCTGCTAAGTATTTCAGCCACATGGAAGGAACATCTGGTATTTATGAAATAAGAGTTGAAGTTGGAGGTGACATTTATAGAGTTTTCAGCTTTTTTGATAAGGGTCATCTTGTGGTTCTGGTCAATGGATTTCAGAAAAAATCACAGAAGACACCTAAAAATGAAATTGAATTAGCAGAAAAACTTAAAAAACAATATTTCGATGAAAAAGAAAGTGAATAA
- a CDS encoding arsenate reductase ArsC yields the protein MKILILCTGNSCRSQMAEGFLQSYDSNLTVRSAGTEASGTLNEKAVAVMKEVGIDISHHTSDSVDLYLDQEWDYVITVCGGANESCPTFTGSVKNRWHIGFDDPSHATGTDEFIWSEFRRVRNEIRITFESFYNSQVKGIRQCGC from the coding sequence ATGAAGATACTGATTCTCTGCACCGGCAACAGCTGCCGCAGCCAAATGGCTGAAGGCTTTCTGCAATCATACGATAGTAACCTTACCGTTCGTTCGGCCGGAACCGAGGCTTCGGGCACGCTCAACGAAAAGGCTGTTGCCGTTATGAAGGAGGTTGGTATTGATATCAGTCACCACACCTCCGATTCGGTCGATTTGTATCTCGACCAGGAGTGGGACTATGTGATTACCGTATGCGGCGGAGCCAACGAGAGCTGCCCTACCTTTACCGGTTCCGTGAAAAATCGCTGGCACATTGGCTTCGACGATCCTTCGCACGCCACCGGAACGGATGAGTTTATCTGGAGCGAGTTTCGCCGCGTTCGCAATGAAATCCGTATTACGTTTGAATCGTTCTACAACAGCCAAGTGAAGGGCATCCGACAGTGTGGCTGCTAG
- a CDS encoding ArsR/SmtB family transcription factor has product MDSSDTQDIAVKLAPLLSALSHPTRLQILLHLAKYIDCPAWNIANQLPISKSTVSQHMAKLKEAGLIECDADGTSQRYRLSDNTFALLKAYFLNFINEIEASKDNKLECCPKNGCS; this is encoded by the coding sequence ATGGACAGTTCCGATACACAAGATATAGCTGTTAAGCTAGCACCGCTGCTCAGTGCGCTATCGCATCCCACTAGGCTGCAAATCCTGCTGCATTTGGCTAAGTATATCGATTGCCCCGCATGGAACATCGCCAACCAGCTGCCCATTAGCAAATCAACCGTATCGCAGCACATGGCCAAGCTAAAGGAGGCAGGTCTTATTGAATGCGATGCCGATGGAACCAGCCAGCGATATAGGCTTAGCGACAATACGTTTGCTCTTCTAAAGGCTTACTTCCTCAATTTTATTAATGAAATAGAGGCTTCGAAGGACAACAAGTTAGAGTGCTGTCCAAAGAATGGGTGTTCCTGA
- a CDS encoding permease: MLQPLVDYLTYSLVGLNAETHLGAAINFFIYDTIKILILLFLISTLMGLVNAYFPIDRLRIYLTTKKMYGLQYFFASLFGAITPFCSCSSIPLFIGFVKGGIPLGVTFAFLITSPLVNEVAVAMFLGLFGIKATLIYAISGILLGTFGGFILGKFKLDRYLSDWVKEIQAISEQESEEWEIDRTPFIDRLPTIIHDGWEIVRKVLVYVIIGIAIGAAMHGYVPENFFTAYLSADKWYAVPLAVIFAVPMYANAAGIVPVIQVFVAKGVPLGTAIAFMMAVVGLSLPEATLLKKVMKWKLIGIFFGTITVFIIILGYLFNLIL; encoded by the coding sequence ATGCTTCAGCCATTGGTTGATTACCTAACTTATAGTCTCGTTGGGTTAAATGCAGAAACTCACCTTGGAGCAGCAATCAATTTTTTTATTTACGATACGATTAAAATTCTGATTTTGCTATTTCTCATCAGTACGCTGATGGGGTTGGTAAATGCCTATTTTCCAATAGACAGGTTGCGGATCTATTTGACTACAAAAAAGATGTATGGTCTGCAATACTTCTTTGCATCATTATTTGGTGCCATTACACCTTTTTGTTCCTGTTCTTCCATTCCGCTTTTTATTGGTTTTGTGAAAGGCGGAATTCCGCTGGGGGTAACGTTTGCTTTTCTGATCACCTCCCCTTTGGTAAATGAGGTAGCCGTGGCAATGTTCCTAGGTTTATTCGGAATAAAAGCAACCCTGATTTATGCTATAAGCGGCATATTGTTGGGGACATTTGGTGGGTTCATCCTAGGGAAATTCAAATTAGACCGATATCTATCCGATTGGGTAAAGGAAATTCAGGCGATTTCGGAACAGGAATCGGAAGAATGGGAAATTGACCGAACTCCGTTCATCGATCGGTTGCCAACTATTATCCACGATGGCTGGGAAATTGTAAGAAAAGTGTTGGTCTACGTGATTATTGGTATTGCCATTGGTGCGGCCATGCATGGTTATGTTCCTGAAAATTTCTTTACTGCCTATCTTTCGGCTGATAAGTGGTATGCTGTACCATTAGCTGTGATTTTTGCCGTTCCTATGTATGCTAACGCTGCGGGAATCGTTCCGGTTATTCAGGTATTTGTTGCCAAAGGTGTTCCACTGGGCACAGCCATAGCTTTTATGATGGCGGTAGTGGGACTCTCATTGCCCGAAGCTACCTTACTCAAAAAAGTGATGAAGTGGAAACTCATCGGTATCTTCTTCGGAACCATCACCGTTTTCATAATTATTCTGGGATATCTTTTTAATCTAATCCTTTAG
- a CDS encoding aromatic aminobenezylarsenical efflux permease ArsG family transporter — MNDFLNSILESSNTPWLSALVLGFMTAISPCPLATNITAVGFISKDIDNRHRVFINGLLYTLGRVITYTAIPLIIFLGADQFAFSGFFQRYGEKILGPMLIVIGLFMLDLIKIKLPGLNRLSEKMQQKTKWGYWDAIVLGMLFALAFCPYSGVLYFGMLVPMTVSSASGLYLPIIFAIATGIPVIVFAWILAYTVSGIGGAYHKVKTFEIWFRRIVAVLFIVVGVYYIIRVFL, encoded by the coding sequence ATGAACGACTTTCTTAATAGTATCCTCGAAAGCAGCAATACTCCTTGGCTATCGGCTTTGGTATTGGGATTTATGACGGCAATTAGTCCATGTCCACTGGCTACCAACATTACGGCAGTTGGCTTCATTAGTAAGGATATCGATAATCGCCATCGCGTGTTCATAAATGGGCTGCTCTACACCCTTGGCCGCGTTATTACCTATACCGCCATTCCCCTAATAATATTTTTGGGAGCGGATCAGTTTGCCTTCTCCGGTTTCTTTCAGCGCTATGGTGAAAAGATTCTAGGTCCTATGCTTATTGTTATAGGGCTATTTATGCTTGATCTGATTAAGATCAAACTCCCAGGCTTAAATCGGCTTTCGGAGAAGATGCAACAGAAGACCAAGTGGGGCTACTGGGATGCCATTGTGCTGGGAATGCTCTTTGCTCTGGCATTCTGTCCGTATAGCGGCGTGCTTTACTTTGGAATGCTTGTGCCCATGACGGTTTCGAGCGCTTCGGGACTTTACCTTCCCATAATTTTTGCCATTGCCACCGGAATTCCTGTTATCGTATTTGCTTGGATTCTTGCCTATACCGTTTCCGGAATCGGAGGAGCCTACCATAAGGTTAAAACTTTCGAAATCTGGTTCCGACGTATTGTGGCAGTGCTATTTATCGTTGTGGGTGTTTACTACATCATCAGGGTATTCCTCTAA
- a CDS encoding four helix bundle protein, with protein sequence MRNDRDNLIVDKTFRFAIMIVSFCELLEENRKFVVARQLLRSGTSIGANVREAQNAESKLDFIHKLKIAIKEADETQYWLLICKESLSYPSDEDLLIEITSIIKILSKIISSSKNQNSS encoded by the coding sequence ATGAGAAATGATAGAGATAACTTGATTGTTGATAAAACGTTTAGGTTTGCGATAATGATTGTTAGTTTCTGTGAACTGCTTGAAGAAAACAGAAAATTTGTTGTTGCTAGGCAACTTTTACGTTCAGGAACTTCAATTGGAGCAAATGTTCGTGAAGCCCAAAATGCAGAGAGTAAACTAGATTTTATTCATAAGCTTAAAATTGCTATAAAAGAGGCTGATGAGACGCAATATTGGTTACTGATTTGCAAAGAAAGTTTATCCTATCCTTCCGACGAAGATCTGTTAATTGAGATCACTTCTATCATAAAGATCCTTTCAAAAATCATAAGTAGTTCTAAGAATCAGAATAGTAGTTAA
- a CDS encoding nitrophenyl compound nitroreductase subunit ArsF family protein gives MKSFNILLTLALIVPVLSCSAQGKKVDEKVAPSSKIEAYYFHFNSRCVTCKTVEAQAKENLAVLCPEQMKAGTITFQSINLDDASSTAIAEKLKVSGQSLLLVKGAAQINITNEGFMYARSNPDKFKEIIKQKVDGMLK, from the coding sequence ATGAAATCATTTAATATTCTATTGACTCTTGCCCTTATTGTTCCAGTTTTGAGCTGTAGCGCACAAGGAAAGAAAGTCGATGAAAAGGTTGCCCCTTCGAGCAAAATCGAAGCCTACTACTTCCACTTTAACTCGCGCTGCGTTACCTGTAAGACGGTTGAGGCTCAGGCTAAAGAAAACCTTGCGGTATTGTGCCCAGAGCAAATGAAGGCGGGGACAATTACCTTTCAGTCAATCAACCTTGATGATGCCTCGAGCACTGCAATTGCCGAAAAGCTTAAGGTTTCCGGCCAATCGCTCCTATTAGTAAAGGGTGCTGCTCAGATAAACATAACCAACGAAGGCTTTATGTATGCGCGCTCAAATCCCGATAAGTTTAAGGAAATCATCAAGCAGAAGGTAGATGGGATGCTAAAGTGA
- a CDS encoding thioredoxin family protein, whose translation MNIKVLGTGCPKCKTLEKVTRDAVREMGITADIEKVEDIAKIINYGVMRTPALVINETVVASGRIPSISEIKELITKNK comes from the coding sequence ATGAATATTAAAGTATTGGGCACAGGTTGTCCTAAGTGCAAGACACTTGAAAAGGTTACTCGTGATGCTGTACGCGAGATGGGGATTACTGCCGATATTGAAAAGGTGGAAGACATCGCTAAGATTATTAACTATGGAGTAATGCGCACGCCAGCGCTCGTTATTAACGAAACGGTGGTTGCTAGCGGTCGTATTCCTTCAATTTCTGAGATTAAAGAACTAATCACTAAGAATAAGTAG